The following DNA comes from Acetomicrobium sp. S15 = DSM 107314.
CGAGACACCTGCAGCGCGCACGAGTACCCCTCCACGGCCCGGTTGCAGCTCAACGTTGTGAATAAAAGTTCCAACCGGGATATCCTTCAGCTTAAGCGCGTTGCCAGGTTTTATGTCCGCACCAGAACCAGCCATTATCATATCGCCTACTGCGAGCCCTGTCGGGGCCAAGATGTAGCGCTTTTCCCCATCTAAGTAATGGATGAGAGCTATTCGAGCGGAACGGTTAGGATCGTATTCGATGGCCGCCACCTTCCCAGGCACACCGATTTTGTCCCGCTTGAAGTCAATAATCCTGTATAAGCGCTTGTGCCCCCCGCCGCGTCTGCGTATGGTTACTCGACCGAGATTGTTGCGCCCTGCCTCAGAGTTCAACGATTTCACCAGGCTGCGCTCGGGAGCTTTCTTCGTAATCTCAGAAAAGTCCGGCGTGGCCATAAAACGGCGTCCAGGCGTGTACGGCTTGTATCTTTTAATCCCCATCGCCAAATCTCCCCTTATCTTATGCTAGCGCCCTCGAAGAACTCGATGCGCTCCCCTGGAGCCAGCGTGACAACGGCCTTTTTCCACGATCGAGAGCGACCTACAT
Coding sequences within:
- the rplB gene encoding 50S ribosomal protein L2, yielding MGIKRYKPYTPGRRFMATPDFSEITKKAPERSLVKSLNSEAGRNNLGRVTIRRRGGGHKRLYRIIDFKRDKIGVPGKVAAIEYDPNRSARIALIHYLDGEKRYILAPTGLAVGDMIMAGSGADIKPGNALKLKDIPVGTFIHNVELQPGRGGVLVRAAGVSAQLMAKEGKYALLRMPSGELRKVLLECMATVGQVGNETHENAVHGKAGRKRWLGRRPRVRAMVMNPVDHPMGGGEGRSKSNKHPVSPWGTPAKGYRTRKDKASDKMIVRRRYEK